The stretch of DNA GCGAGCCCTGGGTCTGACCGTTTGGAAAGCGGTCGATCCTCTGGTCCGGCGGCTGACGGGCCGATCAGAACCGGATTCTTCGGAATCGCTCGGGAAATCCGAGGGGGTGGAGCGTTGAAAATCGCCATTGCCTCCAGCGGTCTGGGGCACGTTACCCGAGGCATTGAGTCGTGGGCCTCCGACCTGGCCGGAGCCCTCGACGAGCGTGGAGTGCCGGTCGTGCTGTTCAAGGGGGGTGGAAGCCCTTCTCGGCCCTTCGAGCGGGTCAACTTCTGTCTCCAGCGCGGTGATTGGCGGACCTCGAGGATCCACCGATTGACCCGCCGATTTTTCTGGCGGTTCTGGCTCGGTTCCCCCTACGAGATCGAGCAAGTCAGCTTTTCGATTAATTTGCTCCACCAACTCCGCAAGGATCATTTCGACATCCTCCATGTTTCCGATCCGGTCGTGGCCCTGCTGGTACAAAAGGCCCGAGCGCTTGGCTTGGTCCGGACTCGCGCGGTCCTTTCGCACGGAACCAATGAACCGAGCTCGTTTTTGGCCAGAATCCACTACCTCCAGCACCTCGCCCCCTGGCACCTCGAGCAGGCTGCTCAGGACGGCGTCTTCAAGTCGTCATGGAGTTCGATCCCCAATTTCGTCGACACCGAGCGGTTCCGTTCCGGTCCCAGCGAGGCGCTTCGGGCTGAGCTGAACATCCCCAATGATGGCCTGGTTGTCCTCTCGGTCGCGGCGATCAAGCGCGATCATAAGCGGATTGATTATCTGCTTGAAGAGTTCGCCGACCTCTTGAAGGCGAGCGGCAATCGGTCGGTCTGGCTCGTCGTCGCTGGCGGCTGGGAGACCGACACCGACGATCTGGTCCGCAGGGGCCAAGAGACGCTCGGCGATCGGGTCCGATTCCTGGTCCGGTTCCCCCGCGATCGGATCGCCGACCTCTACCGCCTAGCCGATGTCTTCGTCCTCTGCAGCCTCCGGGAGATGATGCCACTTGCCCTGCTCGAAGCGGTGGCCAGCGGACTGCCATGTCTGGTCAATCGTCACCCGGTCCTTCAGTGGATGATCGGTCCTGGCGGGGAGCCGATCGATATGGCTCGCCGAGGTGCGTTGGCAGCGGCGTTAAGGGAACTCCTCGGCGACGATCCTCGCCGCAAGAACCTCGGCCGCCTCGCGCGTGACTACTGCCTTATGATGTTCGACAAGACCATTATCGTTGGTCAACATCTTGATTATTATCGATCCATCGTCGATATTGAAGGGTCTTGATGAGTACTTCGGCCTCCGAGGGAGGTTGATCTGGCTTTCGAGCATCGAGGAGTCCGATGCTGGGTTTCTTCCTGTTTCTTATGGTCAACGCCACGCTCTTTATCAGGCCCGCAGAGATCGTCCCGGAACTCCTCGGGCTGCCTATCTATAACATCTTCATCCTTTCTTGCCTGACCTGCGCGTTCCCCCTCGTGCTTCACCAGCTCCAGAGTGATTCGCTGGTGTCGAGCCCGATCTCGCTCTGCGTCGTCGGTCTGCTAGGCTCGGTTTTCTTGTCGCATTTCTCTCATCTGAACCTCACGGCCTCGCTCAACTCGACCTCACTGTTCGTCAAGGTGGTGCTGTACTTCCTGCTGCTGGTCGGCCTGGTCGACTCAATGAAGCGGCTCCGAAGCCTGCTCTTCTGGGTGGGCTGGATGATCCTGGTGCTAACGGCCCTGGCCTTACTTCAGTACCACGAGATTATCAACGTGCCAGCCTTGGCGTCCTATGCCGAGGCCCAGTACGATCATGACGGCAACGTGATGGGCGAGATTCTCCGACTGTGCAGCACGGGAATCTACAACAACCCCAACTCGCTCTCGAGGATCCTGGTGACGGGGATCCTGGTCTCGCTCTACTGGCTGGGGGACCGCCGGTCGGGTCCACTCCGGCTGATCTGGCTGGCTCCGCTGGCGATCGAGGCTTACGCCCTGTCGCTGACCCACTCGCGGGGCGGGTTCATGGGCCTGATCACGGCGGTCCTCTGCCTGCTCTACGCCCGATTCGGCGCGAAGACCGCGACGGTGCTGACGGTCCTTTGTCTGCCGGTCATGTTGGTCTTCAAGGGCCGACAATCGAACCTCACGATCAGCGAAGGAACTGGTCACCAGCGGCTCGAGATCTGGGCCGAGGGCTGGACCCTCTTCCGCCAGTCGCCGATCTTCGGGATCGGTATGGACCAGTTCGCCGAGGAGATCCACTATGTCGCACATAACTCGTTCTTCCAAAGCTTTGCGGAGCTGGGGGTGATCGGCGGTTCGTTCTTTGCGGGAATGTTCTACCTGGGAATCCGCTGGCCCTTGAAGCTAGGCACGATCGGATCGCCGATCCGGGACTCGGATTTCCGGAGGCTGGGTTGCTTCCTCTCGGCGATCCTGGCAGGCGAGGCCGTGGGACAACTTTCGATCACTCGATGCTATGACGTGCCAACCTACCTGCTCACGGGCCTGGCGGCCGCCTACTTGCGGGTGGCCGCACGCAACTTCGGCGCGAAAACTCCCGAGGTCAACTTCCTTCTGCTCCTGGAAGTCGGATCAGTGAGCATGGCGTTACTTTTTTCCCTCTTCTTGCTAATGAAGCTTTGAGTCGGGCCGTCCGATGCTGCCCTGGCGGTCGTCGACCACCTGGAGGAGATCGATGAGATTCCCATCGGTGAGCGTCGTCATCCCCTCCTACAACCGGGGAACACTCCTGATCGAGGCGATCGAGAGTGCGCTATCGCAGTCGGTAGTCCCCTCGGAGATCATCGTCGTCGACGACGGCTCGACCGATTCGACCGAGGCCCTGATTGAGCCTTATCGAAGTCGGATCCGTTACGTCCGCCAGCAGAACGGCGGGGTCTCTTCGGCCAGGAACCGGGCGATCCGCGAGGCCTCCGGGGAGCTGATCGCGTTTCTCGACGCCGACGATGTCTGGCATCCCCGCAAGCTCGAGATCCAGTTGCGAATCCTCCAGGATCATCCCGAACTCGGTTTGCTGGGAACTGACTCGTTCGACTGGCCGACCTCGGCCGAGCCGGAAGTGAACGCCGAACACCTCGGACCCTTGGTCCTGATCACCTGGTGGCAACTGGCGGTCAAAAATCATCTGACAACCTCGTCGGTCATCGTCCGGCGTTGGGTTCTGGATCGAGCTGGTGAGTTCGACACGAAGATGCAAGGTCCGGAAGACCGCGACCTCTGGATCAGGGTGGCCGAGATCGCCAGGGTCGCTCACCTGGATCAACCCCTGACCGGCTATCGGATCGTGCCGGGGAGCGTCAGCCAGCAGGCCGAGACCTGTCTGGCCGGGATGCTTCGAATCCTCGGCAAGCTCGACGATAGGCGGGCCTGGCAGGGACGGTGGTTGGTCCGCCGCAAGGCTTACGCTTATGTCTATCACGCGTGCAGCTATCTTTACGCGCGTCAGCGCCGCTATTTCCCCGCTTTGGGCCTGGCTCTCCGGTCACTGGCCTGCTATCCGCTACCGTTCAAGCAGGGCGAGCTGACCTCTTCGGAGCGGACCCGACGCGCCGCGGTGATCCTGCTTCGATGGCTCCGGCTCAAGGGCCCCGAGCCGGAACCTTACGATCCCTCGGCGGACAGCCCGACGGTCGGCTCCGAGCCAAACCGCCTTGGCGCGTCGACGAGCCCCCTGGGATCAGTCCGATGAGCCTGACTCTGCGCGATGAGACTTCGGTTGAATCGAAGACCGCCTCGTTGAAAGTGGTCCATGCCCTGCCCTCGCTCGACGTCGGCGGCCTGGAGCGCAATGTGATCAACCAGATCCGCCTGGCCCCGGACTTCGGCCAGGAAGTGACGGTGATTTGCCTGGAGCGTCCGGGCACCCTGGCGCCTCAGGCGGAAGCCCTCGGGGCCCGGATCATCTGCCTGGATAAGTCCCCCGGTGTTCGACCCAGGCTGATCCTCCGGCTGGCTTCAGTCCTCAAGAGTCTGGCCCCGGAGGTCGTCCACACTCACGATGTCGGCACCCTCTTCTACACCGGACCGGCCGCTCGTCGGGCCGGCGTGCCCCTGGTGGTCCACACCGAGCATGGTCGGGCCGACTACCCTCGGTTCCGCCATCGACTGCTCGGTCGGCTGGCCGGTCGGTTCGCCCGGCCCTTTTACTGCCTGACCGAGGACATGGCAAGCTGGGTCACGTCGCACCGAATCGTCCCTCGCGAAAAGATCCGGCTGATTTTCAACGGGATCGACACAGCCCGATTCCTCGAACCCAGCGACCCCGAGGCGACCCGTCGAGAGCTGGGCATCCCCGCCGGGGTCCCGGTCATCGGCACGGTCGGCCGGCTCAACGAAATCAAGCGGCAAGATGTCCTGATCCGGGCGTTCGCCCGGGTCCGCGAACGGCTGATCGACGCTCATCTGCTCCTGGTCGGCGACGGCCCGATGCGGCAACCGCTGGGCGAACTGGCCGAGGAGCTTGGCCTGGGCGGTTGTGTCCACTTCGCCGGGTTCCGCTCGCACTCGGCGCCTTACCTCAAGGCAATGAACGTCTTCGCGCTGACCAGCCGATCGGAGGGGACTCCCCAGGCTGTCCTGGAGGCGCTGGTGGTGGGCCTGCCGGTAGTGGCCAGCCGGGTCGGCGGCCTTCCCGAGTTGATCGATCACGGGCGGACTGGCCTGCTGGTCGAGCCGGGTGACGAGGCAGAGCTGACCGATGCCCTGCTCGGCTTACTCTCCAACCTGGAGCGGTCGAGACGGCTCAGCGAAGCGGGCCGGCTCGAGGTTGAGGCCCGGTATGATATCCGGCGCATGGCCGACGAGTATCATCGAGACTATCTCGAACTGCTCGGCTCGAGGCGTTGAGCCTCGAGGCTGGATCGTCCCGGCCGCTCCCCCTTCGCTAGAGGATGATCCTTATGTGTGGCTTTGCGGGTTTCCTCGATCCCACTCGGATCGCCGACGGTCAGTCGATGGCCGACGACGCTCGGCGGATGGCCGGAGCGCTGCGGCATCGAGGGCCCGACGACGAGGGAACCTGGTCCGACCCCGAGGCGGGCTACGGTGTCGGCTTCCGCCGCCTCTCGATCGTGGACCTATCGCCGATGGGTCACCAGCCGATGGAGTCGGACGGCGGGCGGTTCGTGGTGGCCTTCAACGGCGAGATCTACAACCATCGGGCGCTCCGCCGAGAGCTTGAGGAGCGGGGCGGCAGCTTTCGCGGAGGCTCCGACACCGAGGTCCTGCTCCGGGCCATCGAGGTCTGGGGGCTTGAAGCCGCCGTTAGACGATTCGTCGGGATGTTCGCCTTTGCCCTCTGGGATCGCCGAGAGCGTCGGCTCCACCTGGTCCGTGACCGGATCGGCGAAAAGCCGCTTTACTACGGGTGGGCCGGAGGCGCGTTTCTCTTCGGGTCGGAGCTCAAGGCGCTTCGGGCTTATCCCGGCTTCAATGCCGAGGTCGACCGCCTATCGCTGGCCCCCTATCTGCGGTTCGGTTACATCCCGGCCCCTTACTCAATTTATCAAGGAATTTTCAAGCTTATTCCAGGCACGATCCTGACGGTCGCGCCCGAGCGGATCGATGCGGAGCCCTCGCCGGTGGCGTACTGGTCGGCGGCGTGGACCGTCGAGGCCGGTCGGGCCGGACTGCCGCAACCCTCCGACGATCGCCAGGCCGTCGACCAGCTCGAGACCCTGCTCCGCGACGCGGTCGGCCAGGAGATGGTTGCCGACGTCCCGCTCGGGGCCTTTCTCTCCGGCGGGATCGACTCGTCGCTGATCGTCGCCCTGATGCAGGCGCAGAGCGATCGGCCGGTCAAGACGTTCACGATCGGGTTCTACGAGGAGGCGTTCAACGAGGCTCGCCACGCCCGGCTCGTGGCCGACCACCTAGGGACCGAGCATACCGAGCTTTA from Isosphaeraceae bacterium EP7 encodes:
- a CDS encoding glycosyltransferase, whose protein sequence is MSLTLRDETSVESKTASLKVVHALPSLDVGGLERNVINQIRLAPDFGQEVTVICLERPGTLAPQAEALGARIICLDKSPGVRPRLILRLASVLKSLAPEVVHTHDVGTLFYTGPAARRAGVPLVVHTEHGRADYPRFRHRLLGRLAGRFARPFYCLTEDMASWVTSHRIVPREKIRLIFNGIDTARFLEPSDPEATRRELGIPAGVPVIGTVGRLNEIKRQDVLIRAFARVRERLIDAHLLLVGDGPMRQPLGELAEELGLGGCVHFAGFRSHSAPYLKAMNVFALTSRSEGTPQAVLEALVVGLPVVASRVGGLPELIDHGRTGLLVEPGDEAELTDALLGLLSNLERSRRLSEAGRLEVEARYDIRRMADEYHRDYLELLGSRR
- a CDS encoding glycosyltransferase family A protein, whose product is MRFPSVSVVIPSYNRGTLLIEAIESALSQSVVPSEIIVVDDGSTDSTEALIEPYRSRIRYVRQQNGGVSSARNRAIREASGELIAFLDADDVWHPRKLEIQLRILQDHPELGLLGTDSFDWPTSAEPEVNAEHLGPLVLITWWQLAVKNHLTTSSVIVRRWVLDRAGEFDTKMQGPEDRDLWIRVAEIARVAHLDQPLTGYRIVPGSVSQQAETCLAGMLRILGKLDDRRAWQGRWLVRRKAYAYVYHACSYLYARQRRYFPALGLALRSLACYPLPFKQGELTSSERTRRAAVILLRWLRLKGPEPEPYDPSADSPTVGSEPNRLGASTSPLGSVR
- a CDS encoding glycosyltransferase family 4 protein is translated as MKIAIASSGLGHVTRGIESWASDLAGALDERGVPVVLFKGGGSPSRPFERVNFCLQRGDWRTSRIHRLTRRFFWRFWLGSPYEIEQVSFSINLLHQLRKDHFDILHVSDPVVALLVQKARALGLVRTRAVLSHGTNEPSSFLARIHYLQHLAPWHLEQAAQDGVFKSSWSSIPNFVDTERFRSGPSEALRAELNIPNDGLVVLSVAAIKRDHKRIDYLLEEFADLLKASGNRSVWLVVAGGWETDTDDLVRRGQETLGDRVRFLVRFPRDRIADLYRLADVFVLCSLREMMPLALLEAVASGLPCLVNRHPVLQWMIGPGGEPIDMARRGALAAALRELLGDDPRRKNLGRLARDYCLMMFDKTIIVGQHLDYYRSIVDIEGS
- a CDS encoding O-antigen ligase family protein yields the protein MLGFFLFLMVNATLFIRPAEIVPELLGLPIYNIFILSCLTCAFPLVLHQLQSDSLVSSPISLCVVGLLGSVFLSHFSHLNLTASLNSTSLFVKVVLYFLLLVGLVDSMKRLRSLLFWVGWMILVLTALALLQYHEIINVPALASYAEAQYDHDGNVMGEILRLCSTGIYNNPNSLSRILVTGILVSLYWLGDRRSGPLRLIWLAPLAIEAYALSLTHSRGGFMGLITAVLCLLYARFGAKTATVLTVLCLPVMLVFKGRQSNLTISEGTGHQRLEIWAEGWTLFRQSPIFGIGMDQFAEEIHYVAHNSFFQSFAELGVIGGSFFAGMFYLGIRWPLKLGTIGSPIRDSDFRRLGCFLSAILAGEAVGQLSITRCYDVPTYLLTGLAAAYLRVAARNFGAKTPEVNFLLLLEVGSVSMALLFSLFLLMKL
- the asnB gene encoding asparagine synthase (glutamine-hydrolyzing), translated to MCGFAGFLDPTRIADGQSMADDARRMAGALRHRGPDDEGTWSDPEAGYGVGFRRLSIVDLSPMGHQPMESDGGRFVVAFNGEIYNHRALRRELEERGGSFRGGSDTEVLLRAIEVWGLEAAVRRFVGMFAFALWDRRERRLHLVRDRIGEKPLYYGWAGGAFLFGSELKALRAYPGFNAEVDRLSLAPYLRFGYIPAPYSIYQGIFKLIPGTILTVAPERIDAEPSPVAYWSAAWTVEAGRAGLPQPSDDRQAVDQLETLLRDAVGQEMVADVPLGAFLSGGIDSSLIVALMQAQSDRPVKTFTIGFYEEAFNEARHARLVADHLGTEHTELYVTPEEAMAVVPEMPTIYDEPFADSSQIPTLLVSRLARRDVTVSLSGDGGDELFAGYPWYRWSPAIWSRIGWMPRTLRQATAGALGSLSTDAWDRIFGRVGRLLPGEVGRFASGDRIHKLARLVARSNSPEDVCRNLLGRWDGNPPLRDLEPNRAPRLNGHTRPDRADVVGQLMYNDLVDYLPDDILTKVDRSSMAASLESRAPILDHRVVEFARRLPKALRIRDGRGKWILRQVLYRHVPAELVDRPKMGFVVPIDAWLRGPLKGWAEALLDADRLRAEGFLEPEPILRKWQEHLSGKRNWQHELWRVLMFETWLEAR